The genomic window CCTTCATCGCTACCTCCCCGTCAGTAGGTCCTTCAGTAGGTCACCGACTGGCTCCGGCGGCGCACCACCGTCACCTCGTCCCGCTGGTTGCCGGTCGGACCCAGATAGTTGAACGCCCACGACGTCTGCGCGTACCCGCCCGCCAGATGCGTCGGCTTCACCAGCAGCCGCGTCAACGAATTGTGGATGCCGCCACGGTTACCCGTCGTCTCCGTCCGCGGCACGTCGATGGTGCGTTCCTGCGCGTGATGCACGTACACCACCCCGTCCGGCATCCGGTGGGACACGATCGCCCGGCACACCACCACCCCGTTGCGGTTGACGGCCTCCACCCAGTCGTTGTCGCGCACCGAGATCTTCGCCGCATCGTTCGGGCTCATCCACATCGTCGGCCCGCCCCGCGACAGCGACAGCATGAGCAGGTTGTCCTGGTACTCCGAGTGGATCGACCATTTGCTGTGCGGCGTCAGATACCGCACCGTGAGCCCGATCCCGTCCCGCAGGTCACCGACCTCCGGTTCGGCGAACAGCCGCGCCATGTCCAGCGGCGGACGGTAGATCGGCAGCTGCTCGCCCAGCTCCTCCATCCAGTCGTGGTCGAGGAAGAAGTGCATCCGCCCGGTGAGCGTGTGGAACGGTTTGAGCTGCTCGATGTTCACCGTGAACGGTGCGTACCGTCGGCCCCCGGTCTCGCTGCCCGACCACTCCGGGCTCGTGATCACCGGCACCGGGCGGGCCTGCGTGTCCGCGAACGTGATCCGACGCTCCTCGCTGCCCTCCGCCAGATGCACCAGCGGCTGCCCGGTGCGCTGCTCGAGCTGCCGGAACCCCTGCACCGCCAGCCGCCCGTTCGACGTCCCCGACAGCCGCAGCACCGCCTCGCACATCTTCTCCGCGGTATCCAGCGCCGGACGGCCCGCCGCCGCACCGGAACTCATCACCCCGTGCTTCGCGCCGAGCTCCGCGACCTCCTCGTCCGGGTGATACGTGACGCCCTTCGTGACCAGACCCGCCTTCTCCACCAGCGGACCCAGCGCCGCCCACTTCTCGGCGATCGCCCCGTAGTCGCGTTCGACGACGATCAGCGGCCCCATCGTCTTCCCCGGCACCGGAACCTCGCCGGTGGACCGCCAATCCGATTCGGTGCCACCGGGATACGCCATCGCCCCCGGAGTGTCGTGCTGCAGCGTGCCCAGCACCACGTCGGTGCGGGTCCCCAGATGGGTGCGCGCCAACGCCGAGAACGTGCGGGCGATCGCCCCGAACGCCTCGAAATCCGACTTCGTCTCCCACGGCGGATCGATCGCCGCCGAGAACGCGTGGATGTACGGATGCATGTCGGTGCTCGACAGATCCGGCTTCTCGTACCACGTCGCCGCCGGCAACACCACGTCCGACAGCAGCGTCGTCGACGTCATCCGGAAGTCGATCGACATCACCATGTCCAGCTTGCCCTCCGGGATGTCGTCCGACCAGGCGACGTCGTTCGGGCGCAACTCGGGACGCGTCGGCTCCGCCTGCAGATTCGACGTCGTCCCCAGCAGATGCTTCAGGAAGTACTCGTTGCCCTTGCTCGACGACCCCAGCAGGTTCGCCCGCCAGATGCTCAGCACCCGCGGCCAGTTCCGCGGATCGTCCGGGTCGGTGACCGCCAGTTTCAGTGCACCCGACGCCAACTGCTCCGCGACGTGCGACGCCACGTCCCTGCCCGCGGCGACCGCCTCGTCGGCCACGTCCAGGCTCGAGCGGTCGAACTGCGGATAGAACGGCGTCCAGCCCATCGCGACCGCCGACGCCGTCACATCCATTGTGTGCTTGCCCGCGAACCGGCCGCGCCCGGTGGGGCTGGCCAGCGCGTCCGCCCGGTAGCCGTCGTACCGCCACTGGTCGGTGTGCGCGTACCAGTAGGTGGTGCCCGCCATCTGCCGCGGCGGCCGACTCCAGTCGGTGCCCATCGCCACCGTCGCCCACCCCGTCACCGGCCGGCACTTCTCCTGACCCACATAGTGCGCCCAGCCGCCGCCGTTGCGGCCCATCGACCCGGTGAGCAGCAGCAGCGACAGGATCGCCCGATAGGTGGCGTCGCCGTGGAACCACTGGCAGATCCCGGCACCCATGATGATCATCGACCGCCCACCGGATTCGACGGCGTTGACGGCGAACTCGCGGGCGACCCGGATCACCTGCGCCGCCGACACCCCGGTGATCGGCTCCTGCCACGCCGGAGTGTTGGGGGAGGAGGCGTCGTCGTAACCGGTGGGCCACTGCCCCGGAAGACCCGGACGCGCCACCCCGTACTGCGCGAGCATCAGATCGAACACCGTGCACACCCGGTGCCCGGCGATCGTCCGCACCGGCACCCCCCGCTCCATCGTCTCCCCGTGACCGTCGACGGTGTCGAACCGCGGAAGCGTCACCACCGCAGCCTCGTTCGCGCCGTCACGCAGCACGGTCAGGGCGGGCACCAGATCACCCAGATCCAGATTCCACTGCCCGACGCCCTCGTCGCCGAACCGGTGCCCGAGCGACCCGTTCGGCACCGCCGGAGCATCGGTGACACCGTCGAGTATCACCGGCTTGAACGCCGCGTTCTCCGTCTCGACCCCGAGATCTGCTGCCGTGAGTGTCTTTCCCGGCACCAGCCGGCCGTCACGCTCCTCGAGTTTCACCAGCGTCGGCAGATCGGTGTACCGGCGCACGTAGTCGACGAAGAACGGCTCGCGTCGCCGCACGAAGAACTCGTCGAGGATCACGTGACCCATCGCCATCGCCATCGCCCCGTCGGTGCCGGCCGCACACGGCATCCACTCGTCCGCGAACTTGGTGTTGTCCGCGAAATCGGGGCTCACCGTCACCACCTTCGTGCCCCGATACCGCACCTCCGCCATCCAGTGCGCGTCCGGGGTGCGGGTGACCGGCACGTTCGACCCCCACATCAGCAGGTACGACGCATCCCACCAGTCACCCGACTCGGGAACATCGGTCTGGTCCCCGAACACCTGCGGCGACGCCACCGGCAGATCGGCGTACCAGTCGTAGAACGACGTCATCACCCCGCCCAGCAGCTCCACGAACCGTGACCCCGCCGCGAACGACACCATCGACATCGCCGGAATCGGGGAGAACCCGGCCACCCGGTCCGGCCCGTACTCCTTGATCGTGTGCACGTGCGCGGCCGCGATCATCTCGGTGGCCTCGTCCCAGCCCACCCGCACCAGACCGCCCTTGCCGCGGGCCCGCTGATAGCGTCGGCGCCGCTCCGGATCGGCCTGGATGTCGGCCCACGCCAGCACCGGATCACCGAGCCGCTGCTTCGCCTCCCGGAACATCTCCACCAGCACACCACGCGCATACGGGTAGCGAACCCTGGTGGGGGAGTAGGTGTACCACGAGAACGCCGCCCCCCGTGGGCACCCCCGCGGCTCGTACTCCGGACGATCCGGACCCACCGACGGATAGTCCGTCTCCTGCGTCTCCCACGTGATGATCCCGTCCTTGACGTAGATCTTCCACGAACACGACCCCGTGCAGTTCACCCCGTGCGTCGACCGCACCACCTTGTCGTGACTCCACCGGTCCCGATAGAAGACGTCGCCCTCCCGGCCACCCTCCCGGGACACGGTCCGCAGATCGTCGGAGAACGATCCGGGCGTGAAGAACCGGCCCGCACCGAGCAGTGCGGTACCGAGTGGGCCCTCGATCGAGGCGGGAGCGGAACGAGCGGACTTCTCACGCGACATGGCAGCCTCCTACCATCGAGGATGGCGTATCGTCCGCGAGTGTGCAGTGCGAATGGTCATGATGATCTGATGCCCGAGAACCGGAGTGCGCGAACAGGAGCCGGACGCGTCCTGTCCGTCATCCCGCCCGGCGCCGGTGCCGCCGCGATGTCCACCGGCATCGTCTCCGTCGCCCTGCACCTCGCCGGCATCGAATGGTTCTCGCTGTGCTGGCTCGTCGTCGACGCCGCCATCTGGACCCTGCTGGTCGTCGTGTTCGTGTCCCGACTGTTCGACGACCGCGCCCGCTGGGTGGGGGAAGCGGACACCCCGCCCGCCCTCACCGGTGTCGCCGCCACCTGCGTGCTCGGCACCCGCTGCGTCCTCCTCGGCTGGACGACCGTCGGCTGGGCACTGCTCGGGATCGCGCTGATCGCATGGCTCGCCCTCATGCGCAGCGTGCTGCGGCACTGGACCACCCCCACCGTCGGCGTCCACTTCCTGGTGTGCGTCGCCACCCAGGGCCTCGCCGTCCTCGCCGCCACCCTCGCCGTCGCCACGTCCACGTACTGGCTCGTCGTGCCCGCGCTCGCCGCGTTCGGCCTCGGCCTGATCTTCTACGTCGCCGTGCTGGTCAACTTCTCCTACAACCAGTTCCGCATCGGCGCCGGCGACCAGTGGGTGTTCGCGGGCGCCCTCGCGATCAGTGCCCTCGCCGCCGGGAAACTCGCCCCCGCCGTCGCCGCCGCCGGCTGGCCCGAGGAACTGCACACCACACTCCAGGTGGCCGGCGTCGTCATCGTGTCCCTCGTCCTCGCCGGCTACGCCGGGCTCGTCGCCTCCGAAATCCGATGGCCACGCCTGCAATTCGACATCCGGCGCTGGTCCACCGCATTCCCCATGGGCATGACGGCGGCCGCCTCCCTCACCGTCGCAGTCTCGTCCGACGTCGGCCGGCTCCGCCCCGTCGGCCTCGTCCTCGTCTGGCCCGCCGTCGCCATCTGCCTCGTCCTGCTATACGCGTCCGGGCGCCGCCTCGTGCGGGCGATGATTCCGGCCTGAGCGCACACAAACGCGGAGGAGGGGCCGCGCACTCCGTCACCGGAAGTGCGCGGCCCCTCCCCGGGGCGGATGTGGTGCAGCCGAACTCAGTGCGCCCGGTTGACCGCCGACACGACGGCGCGCAGCGACGCGACGGTGATGGAGGTGGCGATACCGACACCCCACACGACCTTGCTGGTGCCGTCGGGCAGGGTCACCGCGGCCTCGACGTAGGCGGCGGCCTGCGCGTCGTCGCCGGCGGACATGGCGTGCTCGCTGTAGTCCAGGACGCGGACGTCGAAGCCGACGGTGTCGAGGGCGTCGACGAACGCGGCCAGCGGGCCGTTGCCGGTGCCGGAGATCTCCTGCTCGGCGCCGTTCACCTTGACCACCGCGGTGATGGCGTCGGTGCCGTTGTCCTCCTCGGACGCGGTGACCTTCTGCCGGACCCGCTCGAGCGGGCTGACCGGGGCCAGGTACTCCTCGGAGAAGACGTCCCACATCTCCTTCGGGGACACCTCGCCGCCCTCACCGTCGGTGATCTTCTGGACGGTCTGCGAGAACTCGATCTGCAGGCGGCGCGGCAGCGCCAGGCCGTGGTCGGCCTTCATGATGTAGGCGACGCCGCCCTTGCCGGACTGCGAGTTGACGCGGATGACGGCCTCGTAGGTGCGGCCCACGTCCTTCGGGTCGATCGGCAGGTACGGCACCTCCCACACGATGTCGTCGACATCGGCGCTCTGCTGGTCGGCGACGACCTTCATCGCGTCCAGGCCCTTGTTGATCGCGTCCTGGTGGCTGCCGGAGAACGCCGTGTACACCAGGTCGCCGCCGTACGGGTGACGCTCGTGGACGGGCAGCTGGTTGCAGTACTCGACGGTGCGGCGGATCTCGTCGATGTTGGAGAAGTCGATCTGCGGGTCGACGCCGCGGGTGAACATGTTCAGGCCCAGCGTCACCAGGCACACGTTGCCGGTGCGCTCGCCGTTGCCGAACAGGCAGCCCTCGATACGGTCGGCGCCCGCCTGGTAGCCCAGCTCGGCGGCCGCGACACCGGTGCCGCGGTCGTTGTGCGGGTGCAGCGACAGGATGATCGAGTCACGCTTGGCCAGGTTGCGGTGCATCCACTCGATCGAGTCGGCATACACGTTGGGGGTGGCCATCTCGACGGTGGCCGGCAGGTTGATGATCACCGGGTTCTCGGGGGTGCCGCCCAGGGTGTCGACGACCGCGTCGCACACCTCCTTGGCGTACGACAGCTCGGTGCCGGTGTACGACTCCGGCGAGTACTCCCAGCGCCAGTTGGTGTCGGGGTGCTTCTGCGCTTCCTCGATCACCAGCTCGGCGGCGTCGGTGGCGATCTTCTTGATGGCGTCCTTGTCGGCGCGGAACACCACCCGGCGCTGCAGGATCGACGTCGAGTTGTAGAAGTGCACGATCACGTTCTTCGCGCCGTCGCACGCCTCGAAGGTGCGCTTGATCAGTTCGGGCCGCGACTGCGTCAGCACCTGGATGGTGACGTCGTCGGGGATCGCGCCGTCCTCGATGATCTCGCGGACGAAATCGAAGTCCGTCTGGCTCGCGGACGGGAAACCGACCTCGATCTCCTTGTAGCCCATGCGGACCAGCAGTTCGAACATGCGGCGCTTGCGGGCCGGGCTCATCGGGTCGATCAGCGCCTGGTTGCCGTCGCGCAGGTCCACGGCACACCACTGCGGGGCGCGCTCGATGACCTTGTCGGGCCACGTGCGGTCCGGCAGCGACACCTGCTCGACCTCTTCACCGAACGAGCGGTACCGGAACGTCGGCATCGACGAATCCTTCTGCGTGTTCCAGGAGGGCTGATCGGCGGGTGCCGGCTTCGACGGCGGCGTGATGGTGCGAGATCCGGAAGTGAAAGCGTCGGCAGGGGACATGGGAATCGATCTCCAGGTTCGAATGTGGACTATGACGAGTCCGACAGCGAGGCGACCGGCGCACGAGCAAAGCCCGCGGCGGGTGGCCAGTCTGGATCAGACCCCGCCGCGGCACCGAAGAAGGAGTGCACGCTGCATACCGGGCACTCTACCCCCGGGCCCCGTCGAGGGTGGGAAAGTGGGGCGGAAAACAAGCCCTCGGGTGGGTGCGGCATGGTCTTCTGGTGGCATGAATCCACAGCTCGACGCCGCCCGCGCGTACGTTGCCGCCCTGCTCAGCCACGACGGCCACTCCGTCCCGTACGCGCCCGACGCGGTCCGCTACGAGCTGGGCGTCAAGACGGGACGGTCCGGCAACCATCTGCGCCGCAGCCTGTCGCGCGGCCCCCAGTTCCGGGTGATCCGCGCGATCCGCGACGAGCAGTACCGCGTCGACGGTGACCGGGTGATCGCCGACTACGTGATCGACTCCGGGCTGTTCGGTCGGACCCTCGTCACCGCGCGTGTCCACGAGACGTTCCTGATCCCGGCCGACGATCCGCGTATCCACCGTATCGACGCGAACATTCGCCTGGTCAGACGTTAGGGGACTTCATCCGTGGCGTGTGAGGACACCGCCGACGGAGCCGTCGAGACTTGCGCGCATGGTCGACGTGCGAGGTGGACTGCGGCGCTGGGCCCGATCGCGGCTCCCGCCGCGAGCATCGCTGAAAGCTGACCTCGTCGCCGGGATCCCCGGCGCGATCAGCAGCGTCCCCGACGGCATGGCCTCCGGTGTCCTCGCCGGCGTCAACCCCGTCCACGGCCTGTACGCGAGCTTCGCGGGCCCCCTGTTCGGTGGCATGCAGACCAGCACGAAACTCATGGTCGTCACCACCACCAGTGCCGCAGCACTGGCCGCGGGGTCGGCGATCGAGGACGTCCCCGACGCCGACAGGTCTGCGGCACTGATCCTGCTCACCCTCGTCGCCGGGCTCGTCATGATCGCGGCGGCCCTGCTGAAACTCGGCCGCTACACGAGATTCGTGTCGCACTCGGTGATGACCGGGTTCCTCACCGGCATCGCCGTCAACATCGTGCTCGGCCAGTTCGCCGACCTCACCGGCGCCGATGCCCACGGCTCGATTGCGCTCACCACGTTCGTCGGCGCCGTCACCCACCCGTCGGACATGGACTGGCACGCCGTCGTCACGGGCGGAACCGCGCTGCTGCTGATCGTGGTGCTGGCCCGCACCCGGCTGGCCCTGGTCGGGTCGCTCGTCGCGCTGATCGTGCCGAGCGTGATCGTGATCGGTTTCGGCTGGGACTCCGTCGCACGAGTGTCCGACGTGGGCTCGATCCCCACCGGTATCCCCCTGCCCGCACTGCCCGATCTCACCCTGCTCACCCCCGAACTGGCCGGCGGCGCGGTCGCGGTCGCGGTGATCGTGCTGGTACAGGGCGCCGGTGTCGCCGAGGCCGCACCCAACCGGGACGGGAGCCGCGCCGACGCCGACGTCGACTTCTCCGCGCAGGGCGTCGGCAATCTCGCATCGGGCCTGTTCGGGGGCATGCCGGTCGGTGGATCGGTGGGGCAGACCGCCCTCAACGAGACCGCGGGGGCACGCTCCCGCTGGGGTGCGATCTGGTCCGGGATCTGGATGGTGGCCGTCCTGGTGGCGTTCTCCGGTCTCGTCGGCAAGGTGCCGATGCCGACCCTCGCGGCCGTGCTGGTGTTCGCGGCCGCCGGGTCGATCCGCCCGGGTCGGATCCGGACGATCCTGCAGAGCGGGCCGACATCGCAGATCGCCCTCGTCACGACGTTCGTGGCCACCCTGCTGCTCCCGGTGACCGCCGCAGTGGGGATCGGAGTGGCGCTGTCGCTGCTGCTGCAACTCAACCAGGAGGCGGTCGACCTCTCGGTCGTCGAGCTCGTGCCGGGCGAGGACGGTTCGCTGCGGGAACAGCCCGCCCCACGCACCCTCGCGGACGGACAGATCGCGGTACTCGACGTGTACGGCAGCCTCTTCTACGCCGGCGCCCGCACCCTCCAGGCCCGGCTGCCCGACCCGTCCGAGGCCGCGCACCCCGAGGTGATCCTGCGTCTGCGGGGGCGGATCACGTTCGGCGCCACGTTCTTCAGTGTCGTCCGGGACTATGCGCGACGCCTCGACGCCGTCGGGGGACGGCTGTATCTCAGTGGGGTGAGCGAGGCGGCTGCCGGCTACTGGGACGACGAACGCCTGGCGGCGCAGGGCATCGCACTCGAGATCTACCCGGCCACCGACACCGTCGGCGAATCGACGGTCCGGGCGTTCTCGGCCGCCGAGCATCGTCTGGTGCGGTTGGTCGAACGCCCCGAGTGACAGCGAATCAGTCGGGGAGCCTGCGCATCTCGACGACCGTCAACCCGAGGGCGTCGAACCGGGCGAGCATGCCGCGCAGCTCCGTGGGCGTGCGCACCGGTCCGTACAACGTCGTGTACGCGGGAACGGTGTCCGACACCTGCAGCTCGGGGAACGCGGCCAGCGCCCGCTCGGACAGTTCGCCGCCGACGAGGAACGCGTACCGCACGTGCGCCGACCAGCTCGGCTCGGTCTCGGCCATCACGGCTCCCTCGACAGTTCGGGTACGGACTGCGGGCCCCGCACCCGCCCTTCGAGGATGTCCCGGCGGAAGCGAGGGCACCTCACCCGTCGATGGTGAAACCGATACTCAGAGAAGACCGCTGCTCTGTGCTGCGAGCACGGCCTCACGCCGGGTCGACACCCCCAGCTTGCGGTAGATCCCGCGCAGGTGCGTCTTGACGGTGTTGATCGACACGCACAGGTCGGATGCGATCTCCTCGGCCGTACGCCACGTGGGAAGTTCCGCGAGCAGTTCGAGTTCGCGCCGGGTCAGGTTCTCCGCTGTCGTGGCCGGCACCCGCGGTAGGGAATCCCGAACCGATCCGGCGAACGCGTCGAGCGAACCGAAACGACCGGCACTGGCGGACAGCAGTTCTCGTGTCGACTGCGTCAGGTCGTGGAAGGGGCGGAGGATCTGCTCGGGCTCCGCGGCCCGCAGCGCCTCCGCCAGCGAATCGTGGGCGCGCGAGTCGTGACCGCGGCGGCGCGCGATCTCGGCGTCCACCAGCCACGCCGTGACGAGACTGGTGGCGGCCGCGCACCCGAGGTCGCCGTCCAGGACCGGCCGCAGCACCGTCCGGGCACGGTCGAGATGCCCCGCCCCCAGACACAGGATCGCCTCGAGGAGCACGGTGTCACCGGTCCGCCCCAGGAGCGCCGTCGCCGAATCCGCCCACTCGCGGCCCCACGTCGTCTCACCGACGTGCAGGTAGGCGAACAGTGTGGACGGCAGCGTGACCGCGACGAGCCCGGGTGGACGGGCCGGCTGCGGTGCGGTGGACGCGATCGAATGCAACGCCGTCACCGCGGCCCGCCGGTTCTCGGCCACGTCGATCCGGTAGAGGGCCGCCGCGAACGTGCTCTCCCACGCCGACGGGTCGCCCGGGCCGTGCACCGTGTCGATCGACGCCGACGCCATCTCGACGGCCCGGGACAGATCGTTGCGCAGATAGCTGCCGAGCGCGTCGGCCAGCGCGGCACGGCGATCGTCTTCCGGGACACGCTGATCCGACGCCGTCTCACCGGCCGCGGTCACGCAGGCATGGGCCGCGGTGAGCTCGCCCCGGCACAGGTGCAGCACCGCCTGCTCGACCAGCGCCCGACGTTCGGTGCCGACGGAGCCGCCGGCGCGGGCGCACGCCAGAGCGTGCCGCAGATTCTTCTCCGCATGATCGAGCAACCCGAGTTGCAGTCGAGCGCGACCACGCTGCAGCGACCGGTACGACGCCAACGTCGGATCACCCGAGAGCCGGATCGTCGCATCCTGCTCCAGCGCCGCCGGCACCTGACCGTGGTCGACCGCGAGGTGGAGTCGGACGGCACTCGCGAACGCCTCGGTGTACCCGCCGCCGGCCTCCGGTGTCGTGCCGGAGGGAACGTCGTCGAGTAGTTCGGCCGCCATCGGTGCGGTCCCGGCGTGCAGGTGGGCGGCGGAGCGCACGATCCGGGTGATCGGCTGCTCGCGGACCGTGGCCGACGCGCCCGCGAGCAGCCGCTCGACGGCGGCCGCATGCCCGTCCAGGACCAGCGCGAGCCCGGACTCCTGCAGGACGAACGTGACGTCCGCGGCATCGTCCGCGGCGACGGCATGCTCGAGCGACAGCAGGGCCTCGCCGAACTGCGCATACCAGCGCGCCGCGACGTGCTCGAGTTCGGTGACCGCGTCGCGGCCGAGGCGGCCGATCTCCGCCCGCAGATAGCTGCGCAGCAGCGGGTGGTACCGGAACCGGGTGGGGGAGCCCTCGATCCGTCCGATCAGGAAATTTCGATGCTCGAGTTGCTCGACGATCGTGTGCGCGTCGGTGTCGCCCGTCAACTGTTCCGCGAGACCGACCGTGAACGTGGCCGGTACCGACGTCTTCACCAGGAAGTCCCGGGTGCGGACGGGGAGGTCGTCCAGCAGCTGCTCGATGAGATAGTCGGCGACGGCCCGGCGGCACCCGGTGAACTCCTCGATCAGCCGCGCCGGATCCGGGTGGTTCTCCAGGGACATCCCGGCGAGCCGCAGGCCGGCGGCCCAGCCTTCGGTACGGGACATCAACGCCGACAGATCGTCCGCCGCGAGCCGGACGTCGTGCTCGGCCAGCAGGATCTCCGCCTCGTCGGACGTGAACGCCAGATCGTCGAACGTGACGTCGACGATGCGACCGTCGAGCCGGAGTTTCTGCAGTGCGAGAGGTGGTTCGAACCTGCCGCACACCACGATTCGAACATTTCTCGGGGCAGTGCGGATGAGGGTCTCGAGCTCCGACAGCGCGTCCGGGTGTTGCAGGTGGTGGGCATCGTCGAGGACGATCCACACCCGGCCCCCGGCACCGGCCAGCAGTTCGGCCGGGCTCTGCACGGATTCCGGGAACTGTTGGGGACCACCGTGTTCTGTTCCCTCCAAGGAGCGGGCGATCAGCCCGCCCAGCGGACGCGGATCGGTAGCGTCACCGACGGTCACCCACACGACCACCGACTGCTCCGACACGGTCCGCGCCCAGTCCGCCAGCAGCGTCGTCTTCCCCGATCCGGCCGGCGCGCACACGAGCGCGATGGGTGGCGGGTCGGACGAATTGTCCAGCGCCCCATCCAGGACGGCCGCAAGCCGCCGCCTCGGCACCACCCGATCGCAGCGTAACGCCGGAATGCCGGTGTTCGTAGTACTTTCCGAGTATTCGACGATGGACACCCGACATGCCTCCCCGTGCTGCGAGTAATCGTCGCCCGGTCCCGAACCGGGCGAGCCGCCTGCCGCGTGGGAAAGCGTAACGCGGACAGGCGGTTCGCGCTCCTCGAACGATCAGTCTCGCGACATGGCGGCCGCCAGGTGCGCCTCGGCGTCGATGTACGCGTCGTCGGCGATGTCGAAGATCACCTTCGCGATCTCGCCGCCGCGGAACTCGAAACGCGGCTCGGGGTAGGCGCTGGACACCGGGTCGGCGCTGTCGTAGCCGATACACAGCCCCTCACCGCACAGCGAGAAGTGCCCGAGCACCGTGCGGATCTTCTGCTCGGCGACCTGCTTGTCGTCGATGTACAACTTCAACGGGCCGACGCCCTCGCGGTACCGGCCCAGGCCTTCCTTGACGAACTCGACACCGATGATGTGCTTGCCGGACGTCGGAACGGGCGCCGAGATGCGGTCCTCGGGCGGGATGCCGAGGAAGTTGTACGCGTATGTGACCGTGCCGTCCTTGATGAACAGCGAGTGGCCACCGAACCGGGAACCGTGCGCGAAGATCACCCCCTGCGAGTCCGGCGTGAGATCGACCTCGGCGAGGATCTTGTACGACACGCCGTGGGTGTTGGCTGCCGACCGCTCCGGGACCTCACTGGTGCCCGGGTAGTACACGTACTGGCCGCTCGGCGGCACCGGCTGGTGGAACTCCATCGAGAGGAAGGTCTCGAAGTCCTTCGGATTGCCGATGATCTGCAGATCGTTGAGCGGCAGCACGTTGTTGGTCTTCGCCTCCTCGAGCCACAGCGCCTTGAGCTTCTCGAGCTTGTCGGGGTGCTCGGCGGCCAGGTTGTGGGCCTCCGCGCGGTCCACGTCGGTGTGGTAGAGCTCCCACTCGTCCTGGTCGAAGTTGCCCATACCCGACGTGGGGCCGTGGATCGAGACGGCCTTCCACCCCTGATGCCACAGCCCGCGCTGGCCGAACATCTCGAAGTACTGGGTTTCCTTCGCCGTCGGACCGTCCGCCGGCGCATCGAAGGAGTACTTCATCGAGACGCCGGACAGCGGGGTCTGCTCCACACCGTGGTAGGTGGCCGGGAACTCGACACCGCACGCCTCGAGGATCGTCGGCACGATGTCCGTGCTGTGGTGGTACTGATGGCGGATCTCGCCGCGCGCCTTCATCCCGGCCGGCCACGAGATGACCAGAGGGTCGCAGACGCCGCCCTGATAGGTGTAGCGCTTGAACATCTTGTACGGCGTCGAGAACGCCGCCGCCCACCCCGTCGGGTAGTGGTTGTAGGTGTCCGGGCTGCCCAGCTTGTCGACCATACGAAGGTTCTCGGCCTCGTCGTCGGGGTAGCCGCCGAAGATCTTGCCCTCGTTGACCGAACCGTTGGGGCTGCCCTCTCCCGACGCCCCGTTGTCGGCGCAGTAGACGATCAGCGTGTTGTCGAGCTGGCCCGACTCCTCGAGATAGTCGACGATCCGGCCCACCTGGGCGTCGGTGTATTCGGAGAAACCGGCGAACACCTCCGCCATGCGCGAGAACATGTGCCGCTCTTCGTCGTTCAACTCGGCCCACGGGCGGACCTCGTCG from Prescottella sp. R16 includes these protein-coding regions:
- a CDS encoding SulP family inorganic anion transporter, which encodes MVDVRGGLRRWARSRLPPRASLKADLVAGIPGAISSVPDGMASGVLAGVNPVHGLYASFAGPLFGGMQTSTKLMVVTTTSAAALAAGSAIEDVPDADRSAALILLTLVAGLVMIAAALLKLGRYTRFVSHSVMTGFLTGIAVNIVLGQFADLTGADAHGSIALTTFVGAVTHPSDMDWHAVVTGGTALLLIVVLARTRLALVGSLVALIVPSVIVIGFGWDSVARVSDVGSIPTGIPLPALPDLTLLTPELAGGAVAVAVIVLVQGAGVAEAAPNRDGSRADADVDFSAQGVGNLASGLFGGMPVGGSVGQTALNETAGARSRWGAIWSGIWMVAVLVAFSGLVGKVPMPTLAAVLVFAAAGSIRPGRIRTILQSGPTSQIALVTTFVATLLLPVTAAVGIGVALSLLLQLNQEAVDLSVVELVPGEDGSLREQPAPRTLADGQIAVLDVYGSLFYAGARTLQARLPDPSEAAHPEVILRLRGRITFGATFFSVVRDYARRLDAVGGRLYLSGVSEAAAGYWDDERLAAQGIALEIYPATDTVGESTVRAFSAAEHRLVRLVERPE
- a CDS encoding LuxR C-terminal-related transcriptional regulator; this translates as MVPRRRLAAVLDGALDNSSDPPPIALVCAPAGSGKTTLLADWARTVSEQSVVVWVTVGDATDPRPLGGLIARSLEGTEHGGPQQFPESVQSPAELLAGAGGRVWIVLDDAHHLQHPDALSELETLIRTAPRNVRIVVCGRFEPPLALQKLRLDGRIVDVTFDDLAFTSDEAEILLAEHDVRLAADDLSALMSRTEGWAAGLRLAGMSLENHPDPARLIEEFTGCRRAVADYLIEQLLDDLPVRTRDFLVKTSVPATFTVGLAEQLTGDTDAHTIVEQLEHRNFLIGRIEGSPTRFRYHPLLRSYLRAEIGRLGRDAVTELEHVAARWYAQFGEALLSLEHAVAADDAADVTFVLQESGLALVLDGHAAAVERLLAGASATVREQPITRIVRSAAHLHAGTAPMAAELLDDVPSGTTPEAGGGYTEAFASAVRLHLAVDHGQVPAALEQDATIRLSGDPTLASYRSLQRGRARLQLGLLDHAEKNLRHALACARAGGSVGTERRALVEQAVLHLCRGELTAAHACVTAAGETASDQRVPEDDRRAALADALGSYLRNDLSRAVEMASASIDTVHGPGDPSAWESTFAAALYRIDVAENRRAAVTALHSIASTAPQPARPPGLVAVTLPSTLFAYLHVGETTWGREWADSATALLGRTGDTVLLEAILCLGAGHLDRARTVLRPVLDGDLGCAAATSLVTAWLVDAEIARRRGHDSRAHDSLAEALRAAEPEQILRPFHDLTQSTRELLSASAGRFGSLDAFAGSVRDSLPRVPATTAENLTRRELELLAELPTWRTAEEIASDLCVSINTVKTHLRGIYRKLGVSTRREAVLAAQSSGLL
- a CDS encoding arylsulfatase, which gives rise to MSKEFKGRIELDVRDSVSDWDAFLPEKPPAGAPNVLVVLYDDTGQASWSPYGGRINMPTMDRLAANGLTYTQWHTTALCSPTRSTFLTGRNHHLNGFATISESSTGFPGYNSHIPPSNATMANVLRDAGWATFWVGKNHNIPIDEWTAGASKKNWPLAQGYDRFYGFVGGETNNWYPSLAEDNHYIEQPYSPEEGYHLSKDLADQALKMIRDVKQTEPDKPWYLWFCPGANHAPHHAPEEYIAKYKGMFDDGYEAYREWVLGRMIEKGILPEGTDLTPLNPMPDGTFSASDEVRPWAELNDEERHMFSRMAEVFAGFSEYTDAQVGRIVDYLEESGQLDNTLIVYCADNGASGEGSPNGSVNEGKIFGGYPDDEAENLRMVDKLGSPDTYNHYPTGWAAAFSTPYKMFKRYTYQGGVCDPLVISWPAGMKARGEIRHQYHHSTDIVPTILEACGVEFPATYHGVEQTPLSGVSMKYSFDAPADGPTAKETQYFEMFGQRGLWHQGWKAVSIHGPTSGMGNFDQDEWELYHTDVDRAEAHNLAAEHPDKLEKLKALWLEEAKTNNVLPLNDLQIIGNPKDFETFLSMEFHQPVPPSGQYVYYPGTSEVPERSAANTHGVSYKILAEVDLTPDSQGVIFAHGSRFGGHSLFIKDGTVTYAYNFLGIPPEDRISAPVPTSGKHIIGVEFVKEGLGRYREGVGPLKLYIDDKQVAEQKIRTVLGHFSLCGEGLCIGYDSADPVSSAYPEPRFEFRGGEIAKVIFDIADDAYIDAEAHLAAAMSRD